In the genome of Chrysiogenes arsenatis DSM 11915, one region contains:
- a CDS encoding CoA transferase subunit A — protein MNSKRITIQQAAEIIQDGSSLTFSGFTIWRRPMAIVFELIRQHRRHLHLIEVNGGPHTEFLVGAGCVDIWESCWVGHELYGKYGANLSRRVGRKEIIVEDYSHAEMMFRMAAAASGAPYGVTQTSLGTDIHNPEYDMLGKAGLRDGKRIAKHKYKFVEDPFFGAGSQVLVPAPKIDIAILCVQQVGEEGTVRVNGQYYSDPEAARAADITIVMAEEIVPEEYLRRNADQNTIATFEVNHILECPFGAHPTGMFGRYDVDGAFLKDFYGKTRTQEGFDAFADEWIFGHDHMSYLEKLGWSRMLGLKANTALNYSVRPKKGA, from the coding sequence ATGAACAGCAAACGGATTACCATACAACAAGCAGCAGAGATTATTCAGGATGGCAGTAGTCTAACTTTTTCCGGGTTTACCATCTGGCGTCGTCCCATGGCGATTGTTTTTGAACTCATTCGTCAGCACAGACGGCATTTGCACTTAATCGAGGTGAATGGCGGCCCGCACACCGAGTTTTTGGTTGGTGCGGGGTGTGTTGATATTTGGGAGTCTTGCTGGGTTGGGCATGAGTTGTATGGAAAGTATGGTGCGAATCTGTCGCGCAGAGTTGGGCGGAAAGAGATAATCGTTGAGGACTATAGCCATGCCGAAATGATGTTCCGCATGGCCGCCGCCGCTTCAGGAGCGCCGTATGGCGTGACGCAGACCTCGCTGGGAACCGATATCCATAACCCTGAATACGATATGCTTGGCAAGGCTGGATTGCGGGACGGTAAGCGGATTGCAAAACATAAATATAAATTCGTTGAAGACCCCTTTTTTGGTGCCGGGTCGCAAGTTCTTGTGCCGGCTCCCAAAATCGATATTGCGATTCTCTGCGTACAACAGGTTGGCGAAGAGGGGACGGTACGGGTGAATGGTCAGTATTACTCTGACCCGGAAGCGGCACGTGCGGCCGATATTACGATTGTTATGGCCGAAGAAATTGTCCCGGAAGAATACCTGCGTCGGAATGCCGATCAGAATACGATAGCAACCTTTGAAGTAAATCACATTCTGGAGTGCCCGTTTGGGGCTCATCCTACAGGGATGTTTGGGCGTTACGATGTTGATGGCGCTTTTCTTAAAGATTTTTATGGAAAAACGCGGACACAAGAAGGATTTGATGCGTTTGCCGATGAGTGGATTTTTGGGCACGACCACATGAGTTATCTCGAGAAACTTGGTTGGTCGCGCATGTTAGGG